A single genomic interval of Rhodopseudomonas palustris harbors:
- a CDS encoding NADP-dependent isocitrate dehydrogenase, producing MAKIKVKNPVVELDGDEMTRIIWQMIKDKLITPFLDVELMYFDLGMEHRDATDDQVTIDAANAIKQVGVGVKCATITPDEARVKEFGLKSMWKSPNGTIRNILGGVIFREPIICNNVPRLVPGWTKPIVIGRHAYGDQYRATDIKFPGPGTLTMKFVGEDGSVIEREVFKAPGAGVAMSMYNLDESIKDFARASLNYGLIRNYPVYLSTKNTIMKVYDGRFKDIFQEIFENEFKAEYDAKGLTYEHRLIDDMVASALKWSGGYVWACKNYDGDVQSDTVAQGYGSLGLMTSVLMTPDGKTVEAEAAHGTVTRHYREHQKGKATSTNSIASIFAWTRGLAHRAKLDSNEELARFADTLEKVCVETVEAGAMTKDLALLVGADQRWLSTEGFLDKVAQNLHKAMDTKAA from the coding sequence ATGGCGAAAATCAAGGTGAAGAACCCCGTCGTGGAACTCGACGGTGACGAGATGACCCGTATCATCTGGCAGATGATCAAGGACAAGCTCATCACCCCGTTCCTTGATGTCGAGTTGATGTATTTCGACCTGGGGATGGAGCACCGCGACGCGACCGACGACCAGGTCACCATCGATGCGGCGAACGCGATCAAGCAGGTCGGCGTCGGCGTGAAGTGCGCCACCATCACCCCGGACGAAGCGCGGGTGAAGGAGTTCGGCCTCAAGAGCATGTGGAAGTCGCCGAACGGCACCATCCGCAACATCCTCGGCGGCGTAATCTTCCGCGAACCGATTATCTGCAACAACGTCCCGCGACTGGTGCCGGGCTGGACCAAGCCGATCGTGATCGGCCGTCACGCCTACGGCGATCAGTATCGCGCGACCGATATCAAGTTCCCCGGCCCGGGCACGCTGACGATGAAGTTCGTCGGCGAAGACGGCTCGGTGATCGAACGTGAAGTCTTCAAGGCGCCCGGCGCCGGCGTGGCGATGTCGATGTACAACCTCGACGAGTCGATCAAGGACTTCGCCCGCGCGTCGCTGAACTACGGCCTGATCCGCAACTATCCGGTCTATCTGTCGACCAAGAACACCATCATGAAGGTGTACGACGGTCGCTTCAAAGACATCTTCCAGGAGATCTTCGAGAACGAGTTCAAGGCCGAGTACGACGCCAAGGGCCTGACCTACGAGCACCGCCTGATCGACGACATGGTCGCATCGGCGCTGAAGTGGTCGGGTGGCTACGTCTGGGCCTGTAAGAACTACGACGGCGACGTGCAGTCCGACACCGTGGCGCAGGGCTACGGCTCGCTCGGCCTGATGACCTCGGTGCTGATGACGCCGGACGGCAAGACGGTGGAAGCCGAAGCCGCGCACGGCACCGTCACCCGCCACTATCGCGAACACCAGAAGGGCAAGGCGACCTCGACCAACTCGATCGCCTCGATCTTCGCCTGGACCCGCGGCCTGGCGCATCGCGCCAAGCTCGACAGCAACGAAGAGCTGGCCCGCTTCGCCGACACGCTGGAGAAGGTCTGCGTCGAAACCGTCGAAGCCGGCGCGATGACCAAGGACCTCGCACTCCTGGTCGGCGCCGATCAGCGCTGGCTGTCGACCGAGGGCTTCCTCGACAAGGTCGCACAGAACCTGCACAAGGCGATGGACACCAAGGCCGCCTGA
- a CDS encoding PepSY-associated TM helix domain-containing protein, with amino-acid sequence MTQRPDHTVRRLSARRIWRALHLSLALTVGAGLALIGASGALLVLKEPLVALEVGREIVKPPRIAGLPDATADRWIERTSQRYPELKVIGANAPGAGFLPGDAAIVFGRLPPGDLGVVFVHPQSGEPLGQFAFDRSWFAAVVNLHRRLLLPSSLGADVVSWCGIGLAASLLSGAYLWWPRQRKWWRSFWINASASGRRSLIEWHGVSAAYLLAPMLVLAATGVALTKPQWLGLRGPAPAKPMAQAIAPACTAGTDIPAALAATAQAHPSAHIVGIILPRGPAGAYQIRLRSPISSRNDLTVEVRTGCTTPVVETVEADSALRRDWLNPLHADMRLGISGQAVVFLCGIALPVLYATGLWLWIGRRRKRAG; translated from the coding sequence GTGACGCAGCGCCCCGATCACACCGTGCGGCGGCTGTCGGCTCGCCGCATCTGGCGTGCGCTGCATCTTTCGCTTGCGCTCACCGTCGGTGCCGGCCTCGCGTTGATCGGCGCGAGCGGCGCGCTGCTGGTGCTGAAAGAGCCGCTGGTCGCCCTCGAAGTCGGACGCGAGATCGTCAAGCCGCCGCGCATTGCGGGGCTGCCGGACGCCACTGCGGACCGGTGGATCGAGCGAACGAGCCAGCGCTACCCCGAGCTGAAGGTGATCGGAGCCAACGCGCCGGGTGCGGGATTCCTGCCCGGCGACGCGGCGATCGTATTCGGTCGCCTGCCGCCGGGCGATCTTGGCGTGGTGTTCGTACATCCCCAGAGCGGCGAGCCGCTCGGACAGTTCGCGTTCGATCGATCGTGGTTCGCAGCGGTGGTGAATCTGCATCGCCGATTGCTGCTGCCAAGTTCGCTGGGCGCCGACGTGGTCAGTTGGTGCGGCATCGGCCTCGCGGCATCGCTGCTGTCGGGCGCGTATCTGTGGTGGCCGCGGCAGCGAAAATGGTGGCGATCATTCTGGATTAACGCATCCGCCTCGGGACGGCGAAGCCTGATCGAATGGCATGGCGTGTCGGCCGCCTATCTGCTGGCGCCCATGCTCGTGCTGGCGGCAACCGGAGTGGCGCTTACCAAACCGCAGTGGCTGGGACTGCGCGGGCCGGCACCGGCCAAGCCCATGGCCCAGGCAATCGCTCCGGCCTGTACTGCCGGCACCGACATTCCCGCCGCATTGGCGGCCACCGCGCAGGCGCACCCCAGCGCCCACATCGTCGGTATCATCCTGCCGCGAGGACCGGCCGGCGCGTATCAGATCAGGTTGCGTTCACCGATATCGAGCCGCAACGACCTGACTGTGGAGGTCAGAACGGGATGTACCACGCCTGTGGTGGAGACTGTTGAGGCCGACTCCGCACTCCGGCGCGACTGGCTGAACCCGCTGCACGCAGATATGCGGCTCGGCATCTCCGGACAGGCGGTCGTGTTCCTGTGCGGCATCGCGCTTCCGGTTCTGTATGCGACCGGGCTTTGGTTGTGGATAGGACGGCGGCGCAAGCGCGCCGGCTGA
- a CDS encoding TonB-dependent siderophore receptor — translation MTTQPRSAELTASRQQALRRSRKYAASLPMSALLLIGAVADDARAQAAGTAPTSPAVSALPAVVVSAPKQSKPKRRATPPTVTAAPAALPRPTSRTTTARDADGPGFVARTSTTGTKTNTPLIETPQSISVINRQQMDAQNVQSVTDALRYSAGVVATTPAISQRFDTFSIRGFDASSSGILRDGLRGTTAQAWPKTEPYGLERVEVLRGPSSVLYGQNAPGGLVNLITKRPLDKPFHEVMLQGGSFDRLQGQFDLSGPIDKDGQFLYRLTGLARDSNTQFKAIPDDKVFIAPAFTWRPDIDTTLTILTDYSHEKFGPPRPYIPIQGTLLPNKNGQLPRNQFLDQPGLDNDRTQYSAGYLFERHLDDTFTMRSNFRYGHVDLLTNTASGMSLAANQRTLNRALYQFRIVGDTYASDNQIQADWWMGSTQFVSLAGVDYRRSTEDYYLNSGRAPSIDIFNPVYNQPIGAATTASASTWQTSDQIGIYGQQQIKFDGRWVLSLGGRQDWSNTATDNRLKRSTATQDDKAFTYRAGLVYLSDVGLAPYIGYSTSFSPVLGTDFYGQPYKPTTGRQAEIGIKYQPAGATSFVTMSVFDLYQENVQTTDPNNSLNRLQVGEVRSRGFELQGVANPIAGLNLVASYTHAELTVTKSNTAAELGNRPTGLPADTASLWGDYTFQSGLLAGFGAGLGARYVGESFADSANTIGVPSYVLFDAALHYDLGQLHRDLKGMRLAINATNLTNKQYYVSCSATSCNAGFDRSVIASLRYRW, via the coding sequence ATGACGACACAGCCGCGTTCTGCTGAACTAACTGCTTCACGACAGCAAGCGCTGCGGCGCAGCCGCAAATACGCCGCGTCGCTGCCGATGAGTGCATTGCTGCTGATCGGTGCGGTGGCTGACGATGCGCGGGCTCAGGCTGCGGGAACTGCGCCCACCTCACCGGCCGTGAGCGCGCTGCCTGCCGTGGTCGTCAGTGCCCCGAAGCAGAGCAAGCCGAAACGGAGGGCTACACCGCCGACCGTAACCGCCGCCCCCGCAGCGCTCCCGCGCCCGACCTCGCGGACGACAACCGCACGCGACGCCGACGGGCCGGGTTTCGTCGCCCGGACCAGCACGACAGGAACCAAGACCAATACGCCGCTGATCGAAACGCCGCAGTCGATCTCGGTGATCAACCGCCAGCAGATGGACGCGCAGAACGTTCAGTCGGTGACCGACGCCTTGCGCTACTCGGCCGGCGTTGTGGCGACGACACCGGCGATCTCGCAGCGTTTCGACACGTTCAGCATTCGCGGCTTCGATGCCAGCAGCAGCGGAATCCTGCGCGACGGCCTGCGCGGCACCACCGCCCAAGCCTGGCCCAAGACCGAGCCTTACGGTCTCGAACGCGTCGAGGTGCTGCGCGGGCCGAGCTCGGTGCTGTACGGCCAGAACGCACCGGGCGGCCTGGTCAACCTCATCACCAAGCGACCGCTCGACAAGCCTTTCCACGAAGTGATGCTGCAGGGCGGCAGCTTCGACCGGTTGCAGGGGCAGTTCGATCTCAGCGGTCCGATCGACAAGGACGGCCAGTTTCTTTACCGGCTGACCGGACTGGCGCGCGACAGCAATACGCAATTCAAGGCGATCCCCGACGACAAGGTGTTCATCGCGCCGGCGTTCACCTGGCGGCCGGATATCGACACCACGCTGACCATCCTGACCGACTACAGCCACGAGAAGTTCGGGCCGCCGCGCCCGTACATTCCGATCCAGGGCACGCTGCTTCCGAACAAGAACGGGCAATTGCCGCGCAACCAGTTCCTTGACCAGCCCGGTCTCGACAACGATCGCACGCAATATTCGGCCGGCTATCTGTTCGAGCGTCATCTCGACGACACCTTCACGATGCGGTCGAATTTCCGCTACGGCCACGTCGACCTTTTGACCAACACCGCGTCGGGCATGAGTCTTGCGGCCAACCAGCGGACACTCAATCGCGCGCTGTATCAATTCCGCATCGTCGGCGACACCTACGCGTCCGACAATCAGATCCAGGCCGACTGGTGGATGGGCTCGACGCAGTTCGTGTCGCTGGCCGGCGTCGACTATCGCCGTTCGACCGAGGATTACTACCTCAACAGCGGCCGCGCTCCATCGATCGACATCTTCAATCCAGTCTACAACCAGCCGATCGGTGCGGCGACCACGGCGAGCGCCTCGACCTGGCAGACCTCCGACCAGATCGGCATCTATGGCCAGCAGCAGATCAAGTTCGACGGACGTTGGGTACTGAGCCTCGGCGGCCGCCAGGACTGGTCGAACACCGCCACGGATAACCGCCTGAAACGCTCGACCGCGACACAGGACGATAAGGCGTTCACCTACCGGGCTGGGCTCGTCTATCTCAGCGACGTCGGCCTCGCGCCCTATATCGGCTACTCGACCTCGTTCAGCCCGGTGCTCGGGACCGACTTCTACGGCCAGCCCTACAAGCCGACCACCGGACGGCAAGCGGAGATCGGCATCAAGTACCAGCCGGCCGGGGCGACCAGCTTCGTCACCATGTCGGTGTTCGATCTCTATCAGGAGAACGTGCAGACCACCGATCCGAACAATTCGCTCAATCGTCTTCAAGTCGGCGAGGTGCGTTCCCGCGGGTTTGAGCTTCAGGGCGTCGCCAATCCGATCGCAGGCCTGAATCTCGTGGCCTCTTACACCCACGCCGAACTGACCGTGACCAAGAGCAACACCGCCGCTGAGCTCGGCAACCGTCCGACCGGGCTGCCTGCGGACACCGCGTCGCTGTGGGGCGACTACACGTTCCAGAGCGGCCTGCTGGCCGGCTTCGGCGCTGGCCTCGGCGCGCGCTATGTGGGCGAGAGCTTCGCGGATTCCGCCAACACCATCGGCGTGCCGTCCTATGTGCTGTTCGACGCCGCGCTGCACTACGATCTCGGCCAGCTTCATCGCGATCTCAAGGGGATGCGGCTCGCCATCAACGCCACCAACCTCACCAACAAGCAGTACTACGTGAGCTGCTCGGCCACGAGTTGCAACGCCGGCTTCGACCGCTCGGTCATCGCCAGCCTTCGCTACCGGTGGTGA
- the ybaL gene encoding YbaL family putative K(+) efflux transporter, whose translation MPHNGTMEHNTPLISTIVAGLVLAFAFGVAAQRLKISPLVGYLLAGVVIGPFTPGYVADQSLANELAEIGVILLMFGVGLHFSLKDLLEVRAIAIPGAVVQIGAATVLGAGLGHALGWPFGAGLVFGLALSVASTVVLLRALQERRLVDSERGRIAVGWLIVEDIAMVLTLVLLPAVAGLLKGEATTANWETVLWPVAMTLGKVFAFMVFMLVVGRRIIPWMLHYVAHTGSRELFRLAVLAISLGVAFGAAVLFDVSLALGAFFAGMILSESELSHRAANETLPLRDAFAVLFFVSVGMLVDPGIVVREPLPLLVTVLIIVFGKSIAAFFIVRLFGHPNMTALTISASLAQIGEFSFILAGLGVSLGLMPERGRDLVLAGAIISIMLNPMMFVLLDRVSAKIAAAAEVAKQAAKEAAAAAMPAQLRGHIVLVGHGRVGSNVSTALRRAGADMVVIENDDERVARLQREGFTAINGNAAAQEILDEAEVAQAHGLLVAIPNAFEGGQIVAKARAVNPGLLIIARAHSAEEVTHLRSNGANLVIMGEDEIARAMIARLGVDAVSGDAAASPITSATAPASAGAAA comes from the coding sequence ATGCCGCACAACGGAACGATGGAGCACAACACCCCACTGATTTCCACCATCGTGGCCGGCTTGGTGCTGGCTTTTGCCTTCGGTGTCGCGGCCCAGCGGCTGAAAATCTCGCCGCTGGTCGGTTATCTGCTCGCCGGCGTTGTGATCGGCCCATTCACCCCCGGCTATGTGGCCGATCAGAGCCTCGCCAACGAGCTCGCCGAAATTGGCGTCATCCTGCTGATGTTCGGCGTCGGCCTGCATTTTTCATTGAAGGATTTGCTCGAAGTCCGGGCGATCGCGATTCCCGGTGCGGTGGTGCAGATCGGTGCTGCAACCGTGCTCGGCGCCGGGCTTGGCCATGCGCTGGGCTGGCCGTTCGGCGCCGGCCTGGTGTTCGGTCTGGCGCTGTCGGTGGCGAGTACCGTGGTGCTGCTTCGCGCGCTGCAGGAGCGCCGGCTGGTCGACAGCGAGCGCGGCCGGATCGCGGTCGGCTGGCTGATCGTCGAAGACATCGCGATGGTGCTGACGTTGGTGCTGCTGCCGGCGGTCGCGGGGCTGCTCAAGGGCGAGGCTACCACCGCCAACTGGGAGACGGTGCTGTGGCCGGTGGCGATGACGCTCGGCAAGGTGTTCGCCTTCATGGTGTTCATGCTGGTGGTCGGCCGCCGCATCATTCCGTGGATGCTGCACTACGTCGCGCACACCGGCTCGCGCGAGCTGTTTCGTCTCGCGGTGCTGGCGATCTCGCTCGGCGTCGCATTCGGCGCGGCGGTGCTGTTCGACGTATCGCTCGCGCTCGGCGCGTTCTTCGCCGGCATGATCCTGTCGGAGTCCGAGCTCAGCCATCGCGCTGCCAACGAGACGCTGCCGCTGCGGGATGCGTTCGCGGTGCTGTTCTTCGTCTCGGTCGGCATGCTGGTCGATCCCGGCATCGTGGTGCGTGAGCCGTTGCCGCTGCTCGTCACCGTGCTGATCATCGTATTCGGCAAGTCGATCGCCGCTTTCTTCATCGTGCGGCTGTTCGGCCATCCCAACATGACGGCGCTGACGATCTCCGCTTCGCTGGCGCAGATCGGCGAGTTCTCTTTCATCCTCGCCGGGCTCGGCGTCAGCCTCGGGCTGATGCCGGAGCGCGGCCGCGATCTGGTGCTGGCCGGTGCGATCATCTCGATCATGCTCAATCCGATGATGTTCGTGCTCCTCGATCGGGTCAGCGCCAAGATCGCGGCGGCAGCCGAAGTCGCCAAGCAGGCGGCGAAGGAGGCTGCGGCCGCTGCAATGCCGGCGCAGCTGCGCGGCCATATCGTCCTGGTCGGCCACGGCCGCGTCGGCTCCAATGTCAGCACCGCGCTCCGCCGCGCCGGCGCCGACATGGTGGTGATCGAGAACGACGACGAACGGGTGGCACGGTTGCAGCGTGAAGGCTTCACCGCGATCAACGGCAACGCTGCCGCCCAGGAGATCCTCGACGAGGCCGAGGTCGCGCAGGCGCACGGCCTGCTGGTGGCGATCCCCAACGCGTTCGAAGGCGGCCAGATCGTCGCCAAGGCGCGTGCGGTCAATCCCGGACTTCTGATTATCGCCCGTGCGCATTCGGCCGAAGAAGTGACGCATCTGCGCAGCAACGGCGCCAATCTGGTGATCATGGGCGAAGACGAAATCGCCCGCGCCATGATCGCGCGCCTCGGCGTCGATGCCGTGAGCGGGGATGCTGCCGCCAGCCCGATCACTAGCGCCACGGCCCCGGCTTCGGCCGGTGCGGCCGCCTGA
- a CDS encoding YnfA family protein: MTSLLTFCAAALMEITGCFAFWAWLRLDKSPLWLIPGMLALALFAYLLTLADSPLAGRAYAAYGGIYIASALLWGWAIEGNRPDQWDVIGAAICLVGMSVILFGPRTLPA; the protein is encoded by the coding sequence ATGACCTCACTGCTGACCTTCTGCGCCGCTGCGCTGATGGAGATCACCGGGTGCTTCGCGTTCTGGGCGTGGCTGCGGCTCGACAAGTCGCCGCTGTGGCTGATCCCCGGCATGCTCGCGCTGGCGCTGTTCGCTTACCTGCTGACGCTGGCCGACAGCCCGCTCGCCGGTCGCGCCTATGCGGCCTATGGCGGCATCTACATCGCCAGCGCGCTGCTGTGGGGTTGGGCGATCGAAGGCAACCGCCCCGACCAGTGGGACGTCATCGGCGCCGCGATCTGCCTGGTCGGCATGAGCGTGATCCTGTTCGGACCGCGCACACTGCCGGCGTGA
- a CDS encoding helix-turn-helix transcriptional regulator — protein sequence MTLEHRWTGAISRLDLAGGVLQQPDGDWVDEQLHHGTKVVVILRGAMRAQIDGCGSEFSIAGPTVCVIRAPADASGRQMITADEPLHYVMVKAAFEPGSEADRERDPLAPLFCTDRPSLQHIEAPRALQALCTQLEVCPFVGAARDLFLSAKAIEILALACDAVETNIATETLRPSLGDVERLKKARAILLERLGAPPNLPALAAAVGMNTRKLTDGFQAAFGTTVNDFLQDARLNEAYRLLSSGATNVSEAAHRVGYTPAYFSAVFRKRFGISPRDLL from the coding sequence ATGACTTTGGAGCACAGGTGGACGGGCGCGATCTCGCGGCTCGATCTGGCCGGCGGCGTTCTGCAACAGCCGGATGGCGATTGGGTCGACGAGCAGCTGCATCACGGCACCAAGGTGGTCGTTATCCTGCGCGGCGCGATGCGGGCGCAGATCGACGGCTGCGGCAGCGAGTTCAGCATTGCCGGCCCCACGGTGTGCGTGATCCGCGCGCCGGCCGACGCCTCCGGTCGCCAGATGATAACGGCCGACGAGCCGTTGCATTACGTGATGGTCAAGGCTGCCTTTGAGCCGGGCAGCGAGGCCGACCGCGAACGCGATCCGTTGGCGCCGCTGTTCTGCACCGATCGGCCGAGCCTGCAACACATCGAGGCGCCGCGCGCGCTGCAAGCGCTGTGCACGCAGCTCGAGGTGTGCCCGTTTGTCGGCGCGGCGCGGGATCTGTTCCTGTCCGCCAAGGCGATCGAGATCCTCGCTTTGGCATGCGACGCGGTCGAGACCAACATCGCGACCGAGACGCTGCGGCCCTCGCTCGGCGATGTCGAGCGCTTGAAGAAAGCCCGCGCGATCCTTCTGGAGCGGCTCGGAGCTCCGCCGAATTTGCCGGCCCTGGCGGCAGCGGTGGGAATGAACACCCGCAAGCTGACGGACGGTTTCCAAGCGGCGTTCGGAACCACCGTGAACGACTTCCTGCAGGACGCACGTTTGAATGAAGCGTATCGGCTGCTGTCGAGCGGCGCCACCAACGTCTCGGAGGCCGCACATCGCGTCGGCTACACGCCCGCTTACTTCTCGGCGGTGTTCCGAAAGCGCTTCGGGATTTCTCCGCGCGATCTGCTGTAA
- a CDS encoding cation:proton antiporter yields MSVENDVGVYREALVFLGTAGVLIPVMTRFRVSPVLGFLVAGLVLGPHSLGRIGADLPWLSYVTITSQDAVDRLAELGVAFLLFTIGLELSFDRLWTMRRLVFGLGMSQVVLTTAAISGIALIFGNTVESSLVIGACLALSSTAIVLQLLAEQKRLATVAGRSIFAVLLAQDLAVVPILFLIVVFGKAAGDAAGGGAASTGAVWLGLAMALVQAAAAILLIIGFGRLVLRRLFRLVASTHNRELFMATILFVVVGTSLVTHVAGLSMALGAFLAGLVLAETEFRRQVEVDIEPFKGMLLGLFFISVGMRIDLAEVARYPAMVATSVIGMTALKALVIAGLTWLFRLSRPVIAEASLLLAGGGEFAFLVLGLASSSGLVTREVEQFMLLVSSGTMMLTPYLARLSRKASARARKAVAVAAGHTDPTPSDSPRIILVGYGRVGRIVGDILNKQGKPFIGIDVDPEAVARARKAGVNVVYGDATQRAFLRKCGLGDAPAVVVTMHDAAAAEHVVAAARAERADLPVIVRARDADHAARLFTLGATEVIREVLEASFEIASTVLQALGMPVGKVIAVIHDERDTRKKRVRAGVPAD; encoded by the coding sequence ATGTCAGTCGAAAACGATGTGGGAGTTTACCGGGAAGCCTTGGTGTTTCTCGGGACTGCAGGCGTACTGATCCCGGTGATGACGCGGTTTCGCGTCAGCCCGGTGCTCGGCTTTCTGGTCGCGGGGCTGGTGCTCGGTCCGCACAGCCTCGGCCGGATCGGCGCCGACCTGCCCTGGCTGAGTTACGTCACCATTACCTCTCAGGATGCGGTCGATCGGCTGGCCGAACTCGGCGTCGCCTTCCTGCTGTTCACCATCGGCCTCGAACTGTCGTTCGACCGTCTCTGGACGATGCGGCGGCTGGTGTTCGGCCTCGGCATGTCGCAGGTGGTGCTGACGACCGCGGCGATCAGCGGCATCGCGCTCATCTTCGGCAACACCGTGGAATCGAGCCTAGTGATCGGCGCCTGTCTGGCGCTGTCGTCGACCGCGATCGTGCTGCAGCTCTTGGCCGAGCAGAAGCGGCTCGCGACCGTGGCCGGGCGCAGCATCTTCGCGGTGCTGCTGGCGCAGGATCTCGCGGTGGTACCGATCCTGTTTCTGATCGTGGTGTTCGGCAAGGCGGCCGGCGATGCGGCGGGCGGCGGCGCGGCCAGCACCGGCGCCGTTTGGCTTGGGCTCGCAATGGCCTTGGTGCAGGCCGCCGCCGCCATCCTGCTGATCATCGGCTTCGGCCGGCTGGTGCTGCGCCGGCTGTTCCGCCTGGTCGCCTCGACCCACAACCGTGAACTGTTCATGGCGACGATCCTGTTCGTGGTGGTCGGCACCTCGCTGGTCACGCACGTCGCCGGATTGTCGATGGCGCTCGGCGCCTTCCTGGCCGGCCTGGTGCTGGCCGAGACCGAATTCCGCCGCCAGGTCGAAGTCGATATCGAGCCGTTCAAGGGCATGCTGCTCGGGCTGTTCTTCATCTCGGTCGGAATGCGGATCGATCTTGCCGAAGTTGCGCGCTATCCGGCGATGGTGGCGACCTCTGTGATCGGCATGACGGCGCTGAAGGCGCTGGTGATCGCCGGCCTCACCTGGCTGTTCCGGCTGTCGCGGCCGGTGATCGCCGAGGCCAGCCTGCTGCTCGCCGGCGGCGGCGAATTCGCCTTCCTGGTGCTCGGGCTTGCCAGCTCCAGCGGCCTCGTCACGCGCGAGGTCGAGCAGTTCATGCTGCTGGTGTCGTCGGGCACCATGATGCTGACGCCCTATCTGGCGCGGCTGAGCCGCAAGGCCAGCGCACGCGCCCGCAAGGCGGTGGCGGTGGCGGCCGGTCACACCGATCCGACGCCCAGCGACTCGCCGCGTATCATTTTGGTCGGCTATGGCCGCGTCGGCCGCATCGTCGGCGACATCCTGAACAAGCAGGGCAAGCCGTTCATCGGCATCGACGTCGATCCGGAAGCGGTGGCGCGCGCCCGCAAGGCCGGCGTCAACGTCGTGTATGGCGACGCCACCCAGCGCGCGTTCCTGCGCAAATGCGGGCTCGGCGATGCGCCCGCCGTGGTGGTGACGATGCACGACGCCGCAGCCGCCGAACACGTCGTCGCCGCGGCCCGTGCCGAGCGCGCCGACCTGCCGGTGATCGTCCGCGCCCGCGACGCCGACCACGCCGCGCGGCTGTTTACCCTCGGCGCCACCGAAGTGATCCGCGAAGTGCTGGAAGCCAGCTTCGAGATCGCCTCCACCGTGCTGCAGGCGCTCGGCATGCCGGTCGGCAAAGTCATCGCCGTGATCCACGACGAACGCGACACCCGCAAGAAGCGCGTCCGCGCCGGCGTACCGGCCGATTGA